The genomic DNA TCGCCCAGGTAACGACGCTGGCTACCGAACTGTCACTCTAAATCTTTGGAATCCGGGGGCATTCGATGATGGCCCGCCGCTTCGTTATGCACCTGCACAGTGGTGGTTAGTGGGGCTCGGGCACCTCGGCCAGGCTTACGGGTGGGTGCTCAGTTGGCTGAACTACGCCGATCCAACCCAAGTGCAGGTAGTCCTACAAGACACAGACAAGACGGCGATTGCCAACCGCAGCACCGGAGTCCTTACCCCAGCTGCCTCACACGACCTCATGAAGACCAGGCTGGTTGCCGCCGCACTCGACTCAATTGGTTATGACACCCGGATTGTCGAACGCAGCCTCGACGACAATCTGAAGATCTCGGCCGCCGATGTCCATGTCGCCCTCATCGGTGTCGATAATCTCCCAGCGCGCCGGGCGATCTCAAATGTAGGTTGGAAGCTCGCGATCGACACTGGATTAGGTGCCGGCGCCACCGACTTCTGCTCGATCCTTCTACGACGATTCCCCAGCAATACTTCGAGCACGCAAGTCGTCGGTTGGACTGATCCCGTCGTGGGTGGAGCCCCTGTACCCGATACACCAGCGTTCGCCGACCTCAGCGAGCGCATGGACAGGTGCGGGCTGGTCGTGCTCGCAGGCAAAGCAGTCGGAGCATCGTTCGTCGGCATCGTGGCCGCTACGCTTGCTGTGGCCGAAGCGGTGCGAGAGCTTCATGGCGGACGCGGCACAGATGTCACGAACCTGAACCTGGACAGCGTCGAACTCCATCTCGCGCCTTCAACGGCTGAAGGTGACGTTATTCCATTGCCGCTCCGGACATTAGGCGACGCGGCGGACAAGTCGGTGGACCTGTCGCAATGACGGTACGTACACCACGTGTGACGCCAGGGTGCGAACATCCTCGGATCGTGCCAGGTCCATCGTGGAGCTGATCGGGCGTGTCAATGTCTCTACGGCTGGCGAAGGCGGCCGGTGTCGAAACGCGGATTTATGCACAACCGTACCGTTCTAGGATTCGCCATCCAGAATGCAAAAACCCGTCCGCCAAACCTGATGCAATCCGACGAAAGTGCAGGTCAGGGCATCGCGATATGCCACGGAGTTCTGCAACCTACAGTGGAGTGGTGGAGGGGGTGGGCGCATTTCTCCGTGGCGAATTGCATTACGGAATGTCGAATGATGGCGAATTCGACATTTGGAAATGCAAAGGTCTGCCCTGCAACAACGACCGGGTGTGGAACCTCGGCACAACTAGTCAACGCCTCAGATTCGACGCCCGCACCGCCATCGATCAGTCTGGCGAATCGCTATTCGGTCGGCAGTAACAGCGAACCCGCGTCCGCCCGAAGAACACCGGCTATCGGCGAGGCCGTTCGAAAACTGTTAAGTAGTCCGATTTTTGAAGACGTTGCGCCAGTTTCATTGGGCTGGTCCCACTGCCGTTCTCGATCGCGGGATCTGCGTCGTGGTCGATGAGCAGCTCAACGAGTTGGACTGTGCCGTCTTTGCCGAAGACAGCGCGACTGAGCGGCGTGTTACCCCACTTGTCTTGCGGGTCGACATGGGCGCCGGCTTCGAGGAGTGTTTTTGCGGCGCCGTAGTTCTTGTTGATGCAGGCCATGTGCAGTGGGGTGAGGCCGTCGGCGTCGGGCTCGTTGATGTCGAAGCCCTCGTCGAGCATCTGTTGGATGCTGTCCGGGCCGCCCCGGACGGCCGCCTGATGCAGGGGGGTGCGAGCCATCACAACTCTCCTTGTCCATCTAGGTTTGTAGCACTCTGACACGTGGCTCCCGCTGCCACCACCCGGCACCGCCGCGTCCGGCTAGTGGTGCTGACTGCTTTTCTTCCTCTTGCGCTTGTTCTTGTTCTTACTGTTCGATTTCCTCTTGCCTGACTTGCCGTTTCCGGTTCCATCATGACCTTCCGATGAGGACTGCTTGCCGCTGCCTCGGGCGGCCTGATCGGCTGACTGTCGCGCGGCATCACGTTGCCCGTCGGTGCTCTGCCGGACGCTCGCCTCTTGGGCCTGACGTTGCTCAGCCGCGAGCAATGATCAATACCTGTGGATGAGGCCCGAGGAGGCGGCCTGAAAGTGGGCGCACCTTCCCGAGGATGATCATCACGGAATCAGGTATTCGATCAAGACCGGCGTTGGCGCGCTGGTTGGGAAGGTACGCCCATGCTCACCGTAGTTCACGATGCCGAGGAGGCCAACGGCGGCGAGGCCGGCCGGTCGTTGTTGGACGAGATCGTCCGCGACGGAGCCCGGCAGATGTTGGCCGCTGCCCTGCAGGCCGAGGTCGCCGCGTACGTGGCCGCATTCGCTGATCAGCTCGACGAGAACGGTCACCGACTGGTGGTCCGCAACGGCTATCACCAGCCGCGTGAGGTGCTGACCGCGGCCGGTGCCGTGCAGGTGAAGGCGCCGCGGGTCAACGATCGCCGTGTCGACCCCGATTCTGGTGAGCGGCAGCGGTTTTCCTCGGCGATCCTGCCGGCCTGGGCACGCAAGTCCCCGCAGATGAGTGAGGTGCTGCCGCTGCTGTATCTGCACGGCCTATCGACCAGCGACTTCGGGCCCGCACTCGAGCAGTTCCTCGGCTCGGGTGC from Mycolicibacterium phocaicum includes the following:
- a CDS encoding ankyrin repeat domain-containing protein, whose product is MARTPLHQAAVRGGPDSIQQMLDEGFDINEPDADGLTPLHMACINKNYGAAKTLLEAGAHVDPQDKWGNTPLSRAVFGKDGTVQLVELLIDHDADPAIENGSGTSPMKLAQRLQKSDYLTVFERPRR